CACGTCATCATTGATCGTTGCCGTCTCGACGCCGACGATCTGGTCGCCCTCATCGAGCTTCATGGCGATCTTGCCGTTCTGGCGTACTTCAATGAAGTCGGCCAGCGAGTTGCGGCGGACCGTGCCGCGCGTGGTGGCGAACATGATGTCCAGATTTGCCCAGCTGGTCTCGTCCTCGGGCAATGGCATGATGGTGGTCAGCCGTTCACCCTGCTCAAGCGGCAGGATGTTGATCAACGCCTTGCCCTTGGCATTGGCCTGCGCCAATGGCAGGCGCCAGACCTTGAGCTTGTAGGCAATGCCGCGGCTGGTGAAGAACAGCACGGGCGTATGGGTATTGGCCACGAACAGGCGGGCGACGAAATCCTCGTCGCGCGTGGCCATGCCCGAACGGCCCTTGCCGCCGCGGGCCTGGGCCCGGTAGGTCGAGAGCGGCACGCGCTTGATGTAACCCTCATGAGACACGGTCACGACCATGTCTTCGCGGGCAATCAGATCTTCGTCGTCAAAGTCGCCCAGCGCCTCGGAGATTTCCGTGCGGCGTGGGGTCGCGAACTGTTCCTTGATCTCGAGCAGTTCGTTGCGAATGATCTCGACCACGCGCTCACGGCTGCGCAGAATATCGAGATAGTCCTCGATCTGCCCACCCAGGCCGTTGAGCTCTTCGCCGATTTCGTCACGGCCCAGCGCCGTCAAACGGGCCAGACGCAGTTCGAGAATGGCGCGGGCCTGTTCTTCGGACAGATTGAAGGTGCCGTCATCATTGATGCGGTGGCGGGGATCATCGATCAGCGCGATCAGCGGCGCCACATCCTGTGCGGGCCAGCGGCGGGTCATCAACTGCTCACGCGCGGTCGCCGGATCGGGCGCGGTGCGGATCAGGGCGATGACTTCATCGATATTGGCCACGGCAACAGCCAGGCCCACCAGAATGTGGGCGCGATCGCGGGCCTTGTTGAGCAGGAAGCGGGCGCGACGGGTAACCACCTGATGACGGAAGTCGATGAAGGCCTGCAGCATTTCGCGCAGGTTCATCAGCTGTGGCTTGCCACCATTGAGCGCCACAAAGTTGCAGCCAAAAGAGGATTGCAGCGGCGTGAAGCGATAGAGCTGATTGAGCACCACTTCGGGCAGCGCGTCGCGCTTAATCTCTACCACCACGCGCATGCCGTTGCGATCGGACTCGTCGCGCATATCGGCAATGCCTTCGATACGCTTGTCGCGCACCAGTTCGGCAATCTTTTCGACCATCGAGGCCTTGTTCACCTGATAGGGAATCTCGGTGATGATGAGCGCTTCGCGCTCCTTGCGAACCTCTTCGATGGCGACGCGGCCGCGCATCATGACCGAGCCACGACCAGTCTCGTAAGCCGAGCGGATGCCGGCACGGCCCAGGATGATACCCGCGGTGGGGAAATCAGGACCGGGCATGACTTCGAGCAATTCGTCGAAAGTCACCGATTCATTGTCGAGCAGCAGCAGTGCGGCGTCGATTGTCTCGCCCAGATTATGGGTCGGGATATTGGTGGCCATACCCACCGCGATACCGCCGCCGCCATTGACCAGCATGTTGGGATAGCGCGCTGGCAGAACCGTGGGCTCATGCTCGGAGCCATCATAGTTGTCGCGGAAATCGACCGTGTCCTTGTCGAGGTCATCGAGCAGGGAATTGGTGATCTTTTGCATGCGCACTTCGGTGTAACGCATGGCAGCAGGCATATCGCCGTCGACAGAACCGAAATTGCCCTGCCCTTCGACCAGCATTTCGCCCATGGAGAAGTTCTGCGCCATGCGCACCAGGGCCATATAGACCGCCGTGTCGCCATGGGGATGGTACTTACCAATCACGTCGCCCACGACACGCGCCGATTTACGGTATGGCTTGTTGTACTCGTAGCCGTTCTCGCTCATCGAAAACAGGATGCGGCGATGCACAGGCTTGAGCCCATCGCGCACATCTGGGAGAGCGCGGCTCACGATCACGCTCATGGCGTAATCGAGATAAGACTTCCGCATCTCGTCAGTGATGGAGATCATCGAAATATCGGAGGGCGGCAGCGCGCCAGTTCCGTTGTCTGTCGTATCGGTCACTGGGGTGATTCTATGTTGGTTTTGTTCCCCGATTGATAGGCGATTCCGGGCGCAAATGCTAATTTAGGTCACAGGGAAGCTGTGGACACCTTTTGCGCGGTTTCCGGGCACGTCAGCAATGACGCGACACGCTTTGATTACGCGACGTTGCAGGCTAACAATATCGGCACACACCGCTTGCGAGGGAGAAGCATGCGCCCTGTTCAGACTGTTAGCCTGAGAGCCGGCGATTTTGATCCTGCCGTGCGCGTTGATGCCTTCAAGGAAGCTGTAGCCGCCATTTGTCGGCTCGACTTTACACCAGCTGATCCGGCCGGATTTCAGTCAGAAACCAGTATTGGGGTGCTACCTACCCTGGTTACGGGACATGGGGCACATTCATCGTGCAATGCCAACCGCACCGTGCAACTGGCGGCGGACGCGCAGGACAATGTGATGGTGCACCTGCCGCTGCAGGGCGGGTTCACCATGCAACAGGTCGGCGGGCAGTCGATCGAATGTGCTCCCGGCATGATTTATGTCGATCCCAACGAAGTCCCCGGCGAGGTGAGCTTTCATGGGGACCGGACGGACGTCTTTTATGTATCGATACCGCGCGGCGTGCTGGCACCGGCCACCAAGGGGCTCAATGCGCTAATGCGCAACGGGGCTGCCCTGACACCGCAATGGCGCCTTTTCGCCCGCTATGCGCGGATGTTGCACGAGGAACTGGGCGAGTTGCCGCCCGACCAGGCGTTGATCTGCGCCAGCCATGTGCACGATCTGGCCCTGATGGCCCTTGAGGGCGAGACCGCTCACGGCGTTGAGGGACATCATGGGGGCGTCAAGGCTGCCCGATTAACGCTTATCAAGAGCGATATAGAAGACAATCTCAGCTCTCCCCGGCTGTCTCCGGGCTGGATCGCGGGACGTCACGGAATTTCCGAGCGCTATCTGCGCAGCCTGTTTGCCAGCCAGGACACCAGCTTCCAGGATCATGTCTGCAAGCGCCGCCTGCTGGCTGCCTATCGCCGGTTGAGTGATCCCCGCCATGTGGGTCAGAGCATCAGCCAAATTGCGCTTGATGTGGGTTTTGGCGACCTGAGCTGGTTCAACGCCCAGTTCAAACGCAATTTCGGCCACACGCCCTCTGAACTGCGGGCCCGCACCGCCGTCTAGGCAGCTTTGGCACGCTGGACGCAGAGCTAGTGCCGCCCACCCTGCATGGTGTGCCGTTCACCCCAAGCATAATGGATTGCGCATCCCTATTGTCGGATCGGTTCGCCGCGCTTGCGCGTGGGCCGGTGCAACAGAAGCGAGATGTAACCCGATGTGGGATTTCAGTATTTCCAAGTCCATTGGCCTGATGGCGCGTACCGCGCCCTATGTGCTGTTCCGCATGGCGGTCTATTTCGGCATTGCGGTCGCCTATGTCCTGATCACCGGTACGGGCGCCGGCATCGGCTACGGGGTCGGTGCCTTTGGAGATCAGGATTTCCAGATCTCCTCGTCGTTCTGGGGCGGCATCATCGGGTTTGGCGCCACGGCTGGTGCGGTTTATCTGGCCCGTGAGTACATTCTGTATGTGGTCAAGGCGGGTCACATTGCCGTTCTGGTGGAACTGATCGACGGCCGCGCGCTACCCGAGGGTCAGGGGCAAATCGCCTATGGGGCCGATGTCGTACGCGAGCGTTTCGTGCAATCGAGTGTCCTGTTTGGCCTGGATCAACTGATCAAAGGCGTGATTGCGGCTGTCACAGGCTTGATGCAAGGCATTGCCAACTTCCTGCCCATACCTGGTCTGCAGCCGCTGGTGGGCATGTTCCGCGCCTTCCTCAAGGTCGCTGTGGGCTTTGTTGATGAGGTGATCCTGGCCCATGCTATGCGCACCCGCGCGGACAATCCATGGGCGGCAGCAGAAGAGGCGCTGGTGCTGTACGGGCAGAACCACCGGCAGATGATCAAGAACGCGGCGTTTATCGCGGTGGTAGTCTATGTGCTCTCATTCCTGGTGTTTCTGGTGATGCTGGCGCCCGCGGCGCTGGTTGTCTATCTGATCCCCGGCAGTTGGAGCGCGGGTGGCTTGGTGTTTGCGCTGCTGTTCGCCTGGGCCGTCAAGGCCGCCCTGATCGAGCCGCTGGCGATCTGCTGCATGCTGCAGGCCTTCTTCACGCTTACCGATGGCCAGACGCCTGATCCTGCCTGGCGTGACCGGCTCAACGGGCTGTCCCGGAAATTCAAATCCATTGGCGAGAAGGCCCAAAGCTGGGTTGGCGGCACGTCGCCTGCACAGACCATCTCTGGCGCTCAGGGAGTGCGACCATGAAAAGAGTATTTGCGGTATTGCTCGCGGCAGCGATGGGCCTGTGCGCACAAGCTCCCCAGGCACAGGAGAGCCCCCGCACGGTCATTGTCATGGATGGCTCGGGCTCGATGTGGGGACAGATCGACGGCCGACCAAAGCTTGATATCGCCCGCGAGACCGTGGGCAAGGTATTGGCTCAGATCCCTGCCGAGCAGGAGATCGGTCTATTGGCGTACGGGCATCGACGCAAAGGCGATTGCGGCGACATCGAACTGGTCGTTGAACCAGCAGCGGGTACCGGCGGACTGATCACGGACAAGGTCAATGGCATGCGCTTCTTGGGCAAGACGCCTCTGTCACAGGCCGTTCTGATTGCGGCCGAATCCCTGCGCTACGGCGAAGAAGCGGCCACCGTTGTGCTGGTCACGGACGGCATCGAGACCTGTCAGGCGGACCCATGCGCCCTGGGGATGGAGCTTGAAGCCAATGGTCTGGACTTTACCACCCA
The DNA window shown above is from Devosia litorisediminis and carries:
- the gyrA gene encoding DNA gyrase subunit A, with translation MISITDEMRKSYLDYAMSVIVSRALPDVRDGLKPVHRRILFSMSENGYEYNKPYRKSARVVGDVIGKYHPHGDTAVYMALVRMAQNFSMGEMLVEGQGNFGSVDGDMPAAMRYTEVRMQKITNSLLDDLDKDTVDFRDNYDGSEHEPTVLPARYPNMLVNGGGGIAVGMATNIPTHNLGETIDAALLLLDNESVTFDELLEVMPGPDFPTAGIILGRAGIRSAYETGRGSVMMRGRVAIEEVRKEREALIITEIPYQVNKASMVEKIAELVRDKRIEGIADMRDESDRNGMRVVVEIKRDALPEVVLNQLYRFTPLQSSFGCNFVALNGGKPQLMNLREMLQAFIDFRHQVVTRRARFLLNKARDRAHILVGLAVAVANIDEVIALIRTAPDPATAREQLMTRRWPAQDVAPLIALIDDPRHRINDDGTFNLSEEQARAILELRLARLTALGRDEIGEELNGLGGQIEDYLDILRSRERVVEIIRNELLEIKEQFATPRRTEISEALGDFDDEDLIAREDMVVTVSHEGYIKRVPLSTYRAQARGGKGRSGMATRDEDFVARLFVANTHTPVLFFTSRGIAYKLKVWRLPLAQANAKGKALINILPLEQGERLTTIMPLPEDETSWANLDIMFATTRGTVRRNSLADFIEVRQNGKIAMKLDEGDQIVGVETATINDDVLLTTAMGQAIRFRTDDVRLFKGRDSMGVRGINLAKDDVVISMAVINHSDATAEERAAYLKMSRAVRGEEQAEDAGSDEADVVAGDLPQERYAQMSAIEQFILTISENGYGKRTSSHEYRITGRGGKGIVAMAVNKRNGNLVSSFPVEDEDQIMLISDGGQTIRLPVGGDKPIRIVSRGSQGVIVFDTAADEKVMSVEHIREPEAVEEEEGNEGAQAIEGTEGTTPPETPDAPEAPDAPETPTED
- a CDS encoding AraC family transcriptional regulator codes for the protein MRPVQTVSLRAGDFDPAVRVDAFKEAVAAICRLDFTPADPAGFQSETSIGVLPTLVTGHGAHSSCNANRTVQLAADAQDNVMVHLPLQGGFTMQQVGGQSIECAPGMIYVDPNEVPGEVSFHGDRTDVFYVSIPRGVLAPATKGLNALMRNGAALTPQWRLFARYARMLHEELGELPPDQALICASHVHDLALMALEGETAHGVEGHHGGVKAARLTLIKSDIEDNLSSPRLSPGWIAGRHGISERYLRSLFASQDTSFQDHVCKRRLLAAYRRLSDPRHVGQSISQIALDVGFGDLSWFNAQFKRNFGHTPSELRARTAV